TATTCACTGATCAGAAACTGCGTTCCGGATGCTGCCGCAATTTCTCCCGGTCCACAATTCACAATAACCATCCGATATTGGTCCGTCTCATATTCCAGCACCTGATACCCTGCTGTCTCTTTTCTCTTAACCAGTTTTGCTCCATAACGCTTCAGTACTGACTGTAGCTCAACAGCAACGATCATGCCGATTGTTTTCATAGACTCTCTCCCTCATAAATAACTTCTGTAATTCCATTATAACTTCTGCACACTCACGCAGATCTCCAGTACGTTCTCTCTGTAATCCGCTGTGATGGTTCCGCCCATTTTCTCCATCAGTGCCTTTGCAATAGATAATCCAAGGCCTGTTGATTTTCTGGCCGTATTCACGGTATAAAAACGATCAAATAATCGTTCTGCCTGTACTTCTGACAAACCTGATGCATGGTTGGAAATCCGGATATCACCGTCTTCCGACAATACAATTTTCAGATCGCCGTCACTGTACTTCACCGCATTACTGAGAATATTGCCAAGAACACGGGACAGAGCATTTTCATTTACTCTCCCCGTGATCTGTTGATCCGGAATCGAAATCTCCGGAACAATATGATTCTGCTTTAAAACGGAGTAATACGCGGATATGCTGCTTTCCAAAATCCCATTTAACGGTAAGACTTGAAGCGTCATCTCTTCCGCTTCTGATATCACAATTGTATAACGAAACAATTCTTCCGTCAATTGTTTGAGTGCCTGTGCCCGGTTTTCAATCGCATCCAGATAACGCTTTATATGCTCCGGACATTCTTCTTTTTTGAGCAGGTTCAAATAACCATAAATCGCAGTCAATGGCGTCCGCAGATCATGAGAGATATTGGTAACCGCTTCTTTTAGTTCCAGGTTTCCCTGTTCATAGCATCGTCTTTTCTCATAAAATGTTTCCAACTGCAGATTGATTGCAGAAGCCAGCGCACACATCTCCCTGTCACGGCTGGAAATCCGGATTATGGTGTTTGTATTGGTCTTCAATAATTTCTGAAAATCTTTCCGGATTTCTTTTGCTGATTTTCGCAACAGATACACCTTGAT
This window of the Mediterraneibacter gnavus ATCC 29149 genome carries:
- a CDS encoding sensor histidine kinase; this translates as MEVGVWCGAGILVLYNIVLQIKVYLLRKSAKEIRKDFQKLLKTNTNTIIRISSRDREMCALASAINLQLETFYEKRRCYEQGNLELKEAVTNISHDLRTPLTAIYGYLNLLKKEECPEHIKRYLDAIENRAQALKQLTEELFRYTIVISEAEEMTLQVLPLNGILESSISAYYSVLKQNHIVPEISIPDQQITGRVNENALSRVLGNILSNAVKYSDGDLKIVLSEDGDIRISNHASGLSEVQAERLFDRFYTVNTARKSTGLGLSIAKALMEKMGGTITADYRENVLEICVSVQKL